The following coding sequences lie in one Xanthomonas hortorum pv. pelargonii genomic window:
- a CDS encoding peptidylprolyl isomerase, whose product MSLIAHFDTTRGPIVVELFADKAPLTVANFVNLVQRGFYDGLSFHRVIADFMIQGGCPEGSGRGGPGYRFEDEANNGVGHDRGVLSMANAGPNTNGSQFFITHVATNWLDGKHTVFGKVTQGLDVVDAVAQGDVINKVTIEGDTDAVLAAKADRVAEWNKILAA is encoded by the coding sequence ATGTCCCTGATTGCCCATTTCGACACTACCCGCGGCCCGATCGTGGTTGAGCTGTTCGCCGACAAGGCCCCGCTGACCGTTGCCAACTTCGTCAACCTGGTCCAGCGCGGGTTCTATGACGGCTTGAGCTTCCACCGCGTCATCGCCGACTTCATGATCCAGGGCGGCTGCCCGGAAGGCTCCGGCCGCGGCGGCCCGGGCTACCGTTTCGAAGATGAGGCCAACAACGGCGTCGGTCACGACCGCGGCGTGCTGTCCATGGCCAATGCCGGCCCCAACACCAACGGCAGCCAGTTCTTCATCACCCATGTCGCCACCAACTGGCTGGACGGCAAGCACACCGTGTTCGGCAAGGTCACCCAGGGCCTGGACGTGGTCGATGCGGTCGCCCAGGGCGATGTGATCAACAAGGTGACGATCGAAGGCGACACCGACGCCGTGCTGGCCGCCAAGGCCGACCGCGTCGCGGAGTGGAACAAGATCCTCGCCGCCTGA
- the typA gene encoding translational GTPase TypA — MSIEKLRNIAIVAHVDHGKTTLVDCLLKQSGTLSERTVLAERVMDSNDQEKERGITILAKNTAITWNGNRINIVDTPGHADFGGEVERVLSMVDSVLILVDAMDGPMPQTRFVTQKAFAMGFKPIVVVNKIDRPGARPDWVIDQVFDLFDKLGATDEQLDFPIVYTSALNGYASLDSSVRDGDMTPLYEAIMQHVSAPDVDPDGPFQMRISQLDYNNFVGVIGIGRIQRGVLKKNMPVSVIDREGKKRQGKVLQVLGFLGLERIEQDTAEAGDIVAISGVSELTISDTVCALDAPEGLPPLTVDEPTISMTFQVNNSPFAGNKDLSGGKFLTSRQLRDRLDREKVHNVALKVEEGSDADKFLVSGRGELHLSVLIENMRREGYELAVSRPEVIIKEIDGKQMEPIEQLVVDIEEQHQGGVMEKLGSRKGQLKNMESDGKGRVRLDYMIPARGLIGFQNEFRTLTQGSGLLFHVFDHYGPKEQGAIAKRQNGVMIANAAGATPAYALGPLEERGRLFAAEGDNVYEGQLVGIHSKDNDLTVNAIKTKPLTNMRASGKDDAIKLTPAIKYTLEQALDFIEDDELVEVTPKEIRLRKKGLTESDRKRSGRSG; from the coding sequence ATGTCCATCGAAAAACTCCGCAATATCGCCATCGTCGCGCACGTCGACCACGGCAAGACCACCCTCGTCGACTGCCTGCTGAAGCAGTCCGGCACCCTGTCCGAACGCACCGTGTTGGCTGAGCGTGTGATGGACAGCAACGATCAGGAAAAGGAGCGTGGCATCACGATCCTGGCCAAGAACACGGCCATCACCTGGAACGGCAACCGCATCAACATCGTCGACACCCCAGGACACGCCGACTTCGGTGGCGAAGTCGAGCGCGTGCTGTCGATGGTGGACTCGGTGCTGATCCTGGTCGACGCGATGGACGGCCCGATGCCGCAGACGCGCTTCGTGACCCAGAAGGCCTTTGCGATGGGCTTCAAGCCGATCGTGGTGGTCAACAAGATCGACCGTCCCGGCGCGCGCCCGGACTGGGTGATCGACCAGGTGTTCGACCTGTTCGACAAGCTCGGCGCAACCGACGAGCAGCTGGATTTCCCGATCGTCTACACCTCTGCATTGAACGGCTACGCCAGCCTGGATTCGAGCGTGCGCGACGGCGACATGACCCCGCTGTACGAAGCGATCATGCAGCACGTGTCGGCACCGGACGTGGATCCGGACGGCCCGTTCCAGATGCGCATCAGCCAGCTCGATTACAACAACTTCGTCGGCGTGATCGGCATCGGCCGCATCCAGCGCGGTGTGTTGAAGAAGAACATGCCGGTCAGCGTGATCGACCGCGAAGGCAAGAAGCGTCAGGGCAAGGTGCTGCAGGTGCTGGGCTTCCTGGGCCTTGAGCGCATCGAGCAGGACACCGCCGAGGCCGGCGACATCGTGGCCATCTCCGGCGTGTCCGAGCTGACTATTTCCGACACCGTGTGTGCGCTCGACGCGCCGGAAGGCCTGCCGCCGCTCACCGTGGACGAGCCGACCATCTCGATGACCTTCCAGGTCAACAACTCGCCGTTCGCAGGCAACAAGGACCTGTCCGGCGGCAAGTTCCTGACCAGCCGCCAGCTGCGCGACCGTCTGGACCGCGAGAAGGTGCACAACGTGGCGCTGAAGGTCGAGGAAGGTTCCGACGCCGACAAGTTCCTGGTCTCCGGCCGTGGCGAACTGCATCTGTCGGTGCTGATCGAAAACATGCGTCGTGAAGGCTACGAACTGGCCGTGTCGCGTCCGGAAGTGATCATCAAGGAGATCGACGGCAAGCAGATGGAGCCGATCGAACAGCTTGTGGTCGATATCGAAGAGCAGCACCAGGGCGGCGTGATGGAAAAGCTGGGCAGCCGCAAGGGCCAGCTGAAGAACATGGAGTCGGACGGCAAGGGCCGTGTGCGTCTGGATTACATGATCCCGGCGCGTGGTCTGATCGGCTTCCAGAACGAGTTCCGCACCCTGACCCAGGGCTCGGGCCTGCTGTTCCACGTGTTCGACCATTACGGTCCGAAGGAACAGGGCGCGATCGCCAAGCGCCAGAACGGCGTGATGATTGCCAACGCTGCAGGCGCCACCCCGGCCTATGCGCTGGGGCCGTTGGAAGAGCGTGGCCGCCTGTTCGCTGCCGAAGGCGACAACGTGTACGAAGGGCAGCTGGTCGGTATCCACTCCAAGGACAACGATCTGACCGTCAATGCGATCAAGACCAAGCCGCTGACCAACATGCGCGCCTCGGGCAAGGACGATGCGATCAAGCTGACCCCGGCGATCAAGTACACGCTGGAGCAGGCACTGGACTTCATCGAGGACGACGAGCTGGTTGAAGTCACCCCGAAGGAAATCCGTCTGCGCAAGAAGGGCCTGACCGAAAGTGATCGTAAGCGCTCCGGCCGTTCGGGCTGA
- a CDS encoding amidase has product MSFALLLALCGCAHADGPALVDGLTQVDANVPTAEQLDLTDADIAGLQAHMASGKTNSLELTRAYLQRIATLDRAGPKLNSVIELNPQAEADARALDAERRAGRVRGPLHGIPVLLKDNIDAVPMVNSAGSLALADFKPSRDAFLVQRLRTAGAVILGKTNLSEWANFRSTKSSSGWSARGGLTRNPYALDRNPCGSSAGTGAAIAASLATVGIGTETDGSITCPASVNGLVGLKPTVGLVSRDGIIPISASQDTAGPMTRSVADAAALLQAIAAPDPQDPATRDAPSSTPDYLAHLKPDGLRGARLGLLRNPLREDPAIAAALDRAVQSLRAAGATVIETSLATDGKWDAAEQTVLLVEFKAGLNAYLRSHAAPVSSLEQLIAFNRTHAQREMPYFAQELFEQSQAAPGLEDPAYLTARATAKRLAGPEGIDAALKAHRLDALIVPTTGAAWVTDLVKGDTFPGAGYGAAAVAGYPSLSVPMGQTQGLPLGLLFMGSAWSEPRLIELAYAYEQRSKARFAPSYAPSAPAAALPVPKP; this is encoded by the coding sequence TTGTCCTTTGCGCTATTGCTTGCGCTGTGCGGCTGTGCGCATGCCGATGGCCCTGCGCTCGTTGATGGCCTGACACAGGTCGATGCGAACGTACCGACCGCCGAGCAACTGGATCTGACCGATGCCGACATCGCCGGCCTGCAGGCGCATATGGCTTCCGGCAAGACCAACAGCCTGGAACTCACGCGCGCGTACCTGCAGCGCATCGCCACGCTCGATCGTGCCGGCCCCAAACTCAACTCGGTGATCGAACTCAATCCGCAGGCCGAAGCGGACGCCCGCGCATTGGACGCCGAACGCCGCGCCGGTCGCGTGCGCGGCCCGTTACATGGCATTCCTGTGTTGCTCAAGGACAACATCGATGCTGTGCCGATGGTCAACAGCGCAGGCTCGCTGGCCCTGGCCGATTTCAAGCCCAGCCGCGATGCGTTTCTGGTGCAGCGCCTGCGCACGGCCGGCGCGGTGATTCTCGGCAAGACCAATTTGAGTGAGTGGGCCAACTTCCGCTCCACCAAGTCCAGTTCCGGTTGGAGCGCACGTGGCGGCCTGACTCGGAATCCTTACGCGCTGGATCGCAATCCCTGCGGCTCCAGTGCCGGCACGGGCGCGGCGATCGCCGCCAGCCTGGCCACCGTCGGCATCGGCACCGAAACCGATGGCAGCATCACCTGCCCGGCCTCGGTAAATGGATTGGTCGGACTCAAACCAACCGTGGGCCTGGTCAGCCGCGACGGCATCATCCCGATCTCGGCCAGCCAGGACACCGCCGGCCCGATGACGCGCAGCGTTGCCGATGCTGCCGCGTTGCTGCAGGCGATCGCCGCACCCGATCCGCAGGATCCGGCCACACGCGATGCGCCGTCTTCAACACCGGACTATCTCGCGCACCTCAAACCCGATGGCTTGCGTGGCGCGCGACTGGGCCTGTTGCGCAACCCGCTGCGCGAAGATCCCGCCATTGCCGCAGCGTTGGATCGCGCCGTGCAGAGCCTGCGTGCAGCGGGTGCCACGGTCATCGAAACCAGCCTGGCCACCGATGGCAAGTGGGATGCCGCTGAGCAGACGGTGTTGTTGGTCGAATTCAAAGCGGGGTTGAATGCCTATCTGCGCAGCCACGCCGCACCGGTGTCGAGCCTGGAACAGCTGATCGCCTTCAATCGCACGCATGCGCAGCGCGAGATGCCCTACTTCGCGCAAGAGCTGTTCGAGCAGTCGCAGGCGGCACCCGGCCTGGAAGACCCCGCGTATCTCACTGCGCGCGCCACCGCCAAACGGCTGGCCGGGCCGGAAGGCATCGACGCCGCACTGAAGGCCCATCGCCTGGACGCGCTGATCGTACCGACCACCGGCGCCGCCTGGGTCACCGATCTGGTCAAGGGCGATACCTTTCCCGGCGCCGGTTACGGTGCCGCCGCGGTGGCCGGTTATCCCAGCCTGAGCGTGCCGATGGGGCAGACCCAGGGCCTGCCGCTCGGCCTGCTGTTCATGGGCAGCGCCTGGAGCGAGCCGCGCTTGATCGAACTGGCCTACGCCTACGAGCAACGCAGCAAGGCGCGCTTTGCGCCCAGCTATGCGCCGAGCGCACCGGCAGCGGCGTTGCCGGTGCCTAAACCGTAG
- a CDS encoding MFS transporter: MPSTRTASPPPTLPPAALLAYAAAHFGKSLLWYTAELLLIFALTEYVGLGAIAAGVSVAGGLVVSAVMGVFAAKRWSAGASLAWAGRSQWRGIALAAVALSLVFVTPAFPPDIRLISVLLLSLPFRAAYAIGDVAQNTLLGMGHWPWHGARGVSGLRLIGSGLAALLVSAAIGLLLKDGTNTAASTALMIVALSGSIALLSAWWLRQTLQRHVHVLAGAATPPCAPRWQRDQLLPLAVIAALALALPTFTKLAPYLAQSRMGSAGWGSAVLIAYALGSVFVQPLAARWPTVAMRRLGVSGAALAALGLVFAMAVSRHTVLDASLAFGMGLAAGSAGQWVWARHAELASCHGPAQQARGFAALTATAQLALAAGSALIGLLLGASDYRSGHNAHLAWAMALGPMICGVLCVLIAWAGSTFVMSGKRRSVAALPSRHV, encoded by the coding sequence ATGCCATCGACCCGGACTGCATCGCCGCCGCCTACCCTCCCGCCCGCAGCGTTGCTGGCCTACGCTGCGGCGCATTTCGGCAAGAGCCTGCTCTGGTACACCGCAGAATTACTGCTGATTTTTGCGTTGACCGAATACGTCGGACTGGGCGCGATTGCGGCTGGCGTCTCGGTCGCCGGCGGCCTGGTCGTGAGCGCAGTGATGGGCGTGTTCGCAGCGAAGCGCTGGAGTGCCGGCGCCAGCCTGGCGTGGGCTGGGCGGTCGCAATGGCGCGGCATTGCGCTGGCAGCTGTCGCCTTGTCGTTGGTCTTTGTCACGCCGGCATTTCCGCCCGATATCCGCTTGATCAGCGTACTGCTACTCAGCCTGCCGTTCCGCGCCGCATATGCGATCGGCGACGTGGCTCAGAACACCTTGTTGGGAATGGGGCACTGGCCTTGGCATGGCGCACGCGGCGTCAGTGGGCTGCGTCTGATCGGGAGTGGACTGGCTGCGTTGCTGGTCAGCGCAGCGATCGGCCTGCTACTGAAAGACGGCACTAACACCGCCGCATCGACTGCACTGATGATCGTCGCGCTGTCCGGCAGCATCGCACTGCTATCGGCGTGGTGGTTACGGCAGACGCTGCAGCGCCACGTACACGTGCTTGCAGGCGCTGCAACACCGCCATGTGCACCACGATGGCAGCGCGATCAGTTACTGCCGTTGGCCGTCATCGCAGCACTGGCGTTGGCGCTGCCGACATTTACCAAATTGGCGCCGTATTTGGCGCAGTCGCGTATGGGCTCGGCGGGATGGGGTAGCGCTGTGTTGATTGCCTACGCGCTTGGCAGCGTCTTCGTGCAGCCCTTGGCTGCACGCTGGCCGACTGTGGCAATGCGTCGACTAGGCGTCAGCGGAGCGGCGTTGGCCGCACTTGGGCTGGTGTTCGCCATGGCTGTCTCTCGCCACACCGTGCTGGATGCCAGCCTGGCCTTCGGCATGGGTCTGGCGGCGGGCAGTGCCGGGCAATGGGTCTGGGCACGGCATGCAGAACTCGCCTCGTGCCACGGTCCAGCACAGCAGGCGCGCGGATTCGCCGCACTCACCGCCACCGCCCAACTTGCATTGGCAGCAGGCAGTGCATTGATCGGATTGCTACTTGGCGCATCCGACTATCGCTCTGGTCACAACGCGCATCTGGCGTGGGCAATGGCATTGGGTCCGATGATTTGCGGTGTGCTGTGCGTGTTGATCGCCTGGGCCGGCAGCACCTTTGTGATGTCTGGAAAACGCCGGTCTGTCGCAGCACTGCCTTCGCGCCACGTGTAA
- a CDS encoding cell wall hydrolase yields MKLAWILWLSQLLPQPAADSLCLSTTVYLEARDQTLRGQQAVAEVALRRLDSGLWGDSMCQVVTARKQFAPTIVSPGTQLKNDDAWNKALDVALAAERNWALPVGQRKEIVPGASHFAASAIASPSWRNAYQVATIGDHTFYRVQKLRPRTAS; encoded by the coding sequence ATGAAACTGGCTTGGATACTTTGGCTGTCGCAATTATTGCCGCAGCCGGCTGCAGATTCGTTGTGTTTGAGTACCACCGTGTACCTGGAAGCGCGCGACCAGACCTTGCGTGGCCAACAGGCCGTTGCAGAAGTCGCATTGCGTCGTCTGGATAGTGGTTTGTGGGGCGATTCGATGTGCCAGGTGGTCACCGCGCGCAAGCAGTTCGCGCCAACCATCGTGTCACCGGGAACTCAGCTCAAGAATGACGATGCCTGGAACAAGGCATTGGATGTGGCACTGGCCGCAGAGCGCAATTGGGCGCTACCGGTAGGCCAACGCAAGGAGATCGTGCCAGGCGCGAGCCACTTTGCCGCCAGCGCGATTGCAAGCCCTAGCTGGCGCAATGCGTATCAGGTTGCCACCATCGGCGACCACACGTTTTATCGTGTGCAGAAGCTGCGCCCACGCACTGCGTCCTGA
- a CDS encoding glutathione S-transferase family protein, with amino-acid sequence MKLYTKPGACSLADHIVLRWSGLPFELTVVDAATMKSPEYLRLNPAGAVPLLVVDDWALNQNAAILNYIADIAPLTGLSGDGTARSRAEINRWIAFANADVHPTFKPIFGSTAYLQDDALLARSHDDARSKLRTLYERANTHLQDRTWLASDTHTGADAYLFVTLLWAQKVGVDLSGLNALDAFVQRMLADADVQAALKAEGLA; translated from the coding sequence ATGAAGCTGTACACCAAGCCCGGCGCGTGCTCGCTGGCAGATCACATCGTGTTGCGCTGGTCGGGCCTGCCGTTCGAGCTGACCGTGGTCGATGCCGCCACGATGAAGTCTCCCGAGTACCTGCGCCTCAATCCAGCCGGTGCCGTCCCGTTGTTGGTAGTCGACGATTGGGCGTTGAATCAGAACGCGGCCATCCTCAATTACATCGCCGACATCGCACCGCTTACCGGTCTGTCTGGCGACGGCACTGCGCGCAGCCGCGCCGAGATCAATCGCTGGATCGCCTTCGCCAATGCCGATGTGCATCCGACGTTCAAGCCGATCTTCGGCAGCACTGCGTATCTGCAGGACGACGCGCTGCTTGCGCGCAGCCACGACGACGCACGCAGCAAGTTGCGCACCTTGTACGAACGTGCCAACACGCATCTGCAGGATCGTACCTGGCTGGCCAGCGACACCCATACCGGTGCCGATGCGTATCTGTTCGTGACCTTGTTGTGGGCGCAGAAGGTCGGCGTGGATTTGAGTGGCTTGAATGCACTGGATGCGTTCGTGCAGCGCATGCTGGCCGATGCCGATGTGCAGGCCGCATTGAAGGCCGAAGGTCTGGCGTAA
- a CDS encoding mechanosensitive ion channel family protein: protein MTADWNVIREYAIPLGASLLAGIVVWSLMLWLFRRMQGRDYRRARIIRVVTLPAAFILPLLFLGIATEATPLSGKGLAAVQHLLHVGIVGCVTWLLVRAVAAGEMAILRSNPIEVSDNLTARRIQTQTRVLSRVVMGAVILLGISVVLLTFPQVRQIGKTLLASAGIIGLVAGIAAKPVFGNLIAGLQIALTQPIRLDDVVIVEGEWGRIEEIGSSYVVVRIWDERRMVVPLTWWIEHPFQNWTRSSADLLGTAFLWLDYRTPIAAVRAELERICKSEPLWDGRVCVTQVTETSESTIQVRLLVSARNSGDAFDLRCIARERMIDFLTREHAYALPRIRAEIAAQEKPPVHAAEPIAQESVRSPGAEDGEPATTV from the coding sequence TTGACTGCCGATTGGAACGTCATCCGCGAATACGCAATCCCACTTGGTGCCTCGCTATTGGCAGGCATCGTCGTCTGGTCGTTGATGCTGTGGCTGTTTCGCCGCATGCAAGGCCGCGACTATCGCCGCGCACGCATCATTCGCGTGGTCACCCTGCCGGCTGCCTTCATCCTGCCGTTGCTGTTTCTGGGCATCGCCACCGAGGCGACGCCGCTATCGGGCAAAGGCCTGGCAGCGGTGCAGCATCTGTTGCATGTCGGCATCGTCGGTTGCGTGACCTGGTTATTGGTACGCGCGGTCGCCGCCGGTGAGATGGCAATTCTGCGCAGCAACCCGATCGAGGTGTCCGACAACCTCACCGCACGGCGTATCCAGACCCAGACCCGTGTGCTGAGCCGGGTGGTGATGGGCGCGGTGATCCTGCTCGGTATCTCGGTGGTGTTGCTGACGTTTCCGCAAGTGCGCCAGATCGGCAAGACGCTGCTGGCCTCGGCCGGCATCATCGGGCTGGTCGCCGGTATCGCGGCCAAGCCGGTGTTCGGCAACCTGATCGCCGGTCTGCAGATCGCGTTGACCCAGCCGATCCGGCTGGACGATGTGGTGATTGTGGAAGGCGAGTGGGGTCGCATCGAGGAGATCGGCAGCTCCTATGTGGTGGTGCGGATCTGGGACGAGCGGCGCATGGTGGTGCCGTTGACCTGGTGGATCGAGCACCCGTTCCAGAACTGGACACGCAGCAGCGCCGATCTGCTCGGTACCGCGTTCCTGTGGCTGGATTACCGCACCCCGATCGCGGCGGTGCGCGCGGAGCTTGAGCGCATCTGCAAAAGCGAGCCGCTCTGGGATGGGCGCGTGTGCGTGACCCAGGTGACCGAAACCAGCGAGAGCACGATCCAGGTGCGTCTGCTGGTGAGCGCACGTAATTCGGGCGACGCGTTCGATCTGCGCTGCATCGCGCGCGAGCGCATGATCGACTTCCTCACCCGTGAGCACGCTTACGCGCTGCCCAGGATCCGCGCCGAGATCGCGGCGCAGGAAAAACCGCCGGTGCATGCAGCCGAGCCGATCGCCCAGGAGAGCGTGCGCTCGCCCGGTGCCGAAGACGGCGAGCCTGCGACTACGGTTTAG
- a CDS encoding malate dehydrogenase gives MKAPVRVAVTGAAGQIGYALLFRIASGEMLGKDQPVILQLLELSNEKAQAALKGVIMELEDCAFPLLAGVVGTDDAEVAFKDIDVALLVGARPRGPGMERKDLLLENAKIFTAQGAALNKVAKRDVKVLVVGNPANTNAYIAMKSAPDLNPKNFTAMLRLDHNRALSQLSQKLGKPVGGIEKLVVWGNHSPTMYPDYRFATSDGASIGDAINDQEWNASTFIPTVGKRGAAIIEARGLSSAASAANAAIDHVRDWVLGSDGKWMTMGVPSDGSYGIPEGVIFGFPVITANGEYTLVKDLPIDDFSQKYIDKTLAELEEERSGVSHLLG, from the coding sequence ATGAAAGCACCTGTTCGTGTTGCCGTGACCGGCGCTGCCGGCCAGATCGGCTATGCCCTGCTGTTCCGCATCGCCTCCGGCGAAATGCTGGGCAAGGATCAGCCGGTGATCCTGCAATTGCTGGAACTGTCCAATGAAAAGGCCCAGGCTGCGCTCAAGGGCGTGATCATGGAACTGGAAGACTGCGCATTCCCGCTGCTGGCCGGCGTGGTCGGCACCGACGACGCCGAAGTGGCGTTCAAGGACATCGACGTTGCGCTGCTGGTTGGCGCGCGTCCGCGCGGCCCGGGCATGGAGCGCAAGGACCTGCTGCTGGAAAACGCCAAGATCTTCACCGCGCAGGGTGCGGCCCTGAACAAGGTCGCCAAGCGTGACGTCAAGGTGCTGGTGGTCGGCAACCCGGCCAACACCAATGCCTACATCGCGATGAAGTCGGCGCCGGATCTGAACCCGAAGAACTTCACCGCCATGCTGCGTCTGGACCACAACCGCGCGCTGAGCCAGCTGTCGCAAAAGCTCGGCAAGCCGGTCGGCGGTATCGAGAAGCTGGTGGTGTGGGGCAACCACAGCCCGACCATGTACCCGGACTACCGTTTCGCCACCTCCGATGGCGCCTCCATCGGCGATGCGATCAACGACCAGGAATGGAACGCGTCCACCTTCATCCCGACCGTGGGCAAGCGCGGCGCGGCGATCATCGAAGCACGCGGTCTGTCTTCGGCTGCGTCGGCCGCCAATGCCGCCATCGATCACGTGCGTGATTGGGTGCTGGGCAGTGACGGCAAGTGGATGACCATGGGCGTGCCGTCCGACGGCTCCTACGGCATTCCCGAAGGCGTGATCTTCGGCTTCCCGGTGATCACCGCCAATGGCGAGTACACCCTGGTCAAGGATCTGCCGATCGACGACTTCAGCCAGAAGTACATCGACAAGACCCTGGCCGAGCTGGAAGAAGAGCGCAGCGGCGTGTCGCATCTGCTGGGCTGA
- a CDS encoding DUF2127 domain-containing protein — MIALLEAVKGTLALLAATGLEILGPLPLQNAVSTLIRRFSLDPDHGALPSLLKTISPDAVHLAAAAMPAYGLLHVVEAWGLWRAKAWASVLGCLSAAIYLPFDIYAIVRHPGWTAWGVLAINLIVVGVLARDLLKRRRR; from the coding sequence GTGATCGCCTTGCTAGAGGCGGTCAAAGGGACGCTTGCGCTGTTGGCGGCGACGGGCCTGGAAATTCTGGGCCCGCTCCCGCTGCAAAATGCGGTCAGTACCCTGATCCGCCGTTTTAGTCTGGATCCCGACCACGGCGCACTGCCGTCGTTGCTCAAGACCATCAGTCCCGACGCTGTCCATCTGGCCGCTGCCGCCATGCCGGCCTACGGCCTGCTGCATGTGGTGGAAGCCTGGGGGTTGTGGCGTGCCAAGGCATGGGCCTCGGTGCTGGGCTGCCTGTCGGCGGCCATCTATCTGCCATTCGATATCTACGCCATCGTCCGCCATCCCGGCTGGACCGCCTGGGGCGTACTGGCAATCAATCTGATCGTGGTCGGCGTGCTGGCACGCGATCTGCTCAAGCGCCGGCGTCGCTGA